GAATCAATTTAACTCTGTATAGTTTAGAAGAAGTCATGCTTTCAGGGAATTTAGATGAAGTGATTAACCCTTTAATCGCTCATTTTCAAAGCCAGTTTGAATGAGATTTTACCATCAAACGATACGCAAACGATACGACAAAAGCGATAAAATACCCAAGCATTTTTTAAGATAGCCACCCACTACTACCAAAAACCCTAACATGCTCCAAATTTTCGCCCCACAAAAACAGCGTAAGAGCTTCCATAAAATCTAATTAAATATAATTTTAAATTCTATATATATTCACTTTTAAAAAATAAAAAGTTTTATTTAACCCATTCTTAACAAAAAATTTAATTTTTTGTGACATAACTACAAAGCTTAATATTTATAAGAGCGAAATAAAAAAAGAAATTCTAGGATTTCTCACATTAAGGAGTTTTAAATGAAAAAGGTTTTTTTAGGTATGGCATTAGCCTTTAGTGTGTCTATGGCAGAAAAAAGCGGCGCGTTTTTAGGAGGAGGGTTTCAATATTCTAATTTAGAAAACCAAAACACCACCCGCACCCCAGGTGCTAACAATAACACCCCGATAGACACTTCAATGTTTGGCAACAATCAAGCAGCTCCAGCCTCTCAAACGCAGAGCGCTTCCAAACCGGACACTAAAGTCAATCCAAGCGCAAGCTGGATGAAAAAATAAGGGAGGAAGTCATGAAAAAGTCATTCAAAAAATTAGGCTTCGTCTCTTTAGCGGCCAGTAGCGTGCTTTTAGGGAGCATGAACGCTACTGATTTAGAAACCTACGCAGCATTGCAAAAACTATCGCATGTTTTTGGTAATTATGCTGAAAAGAGTGAGGGTAGTAAAGATAAAAAGGATAGCAGTTCACAAACCCCACAACAACAAGCCCAATCCACCGTTGCAAGCGACAGCCAAGAAGCGACAAAACTTGAAAACACCGCTGCTGCTGATCAAACCACCGCTAAAACTGATGAAACTGATACAAAAAGTGCTGACACCACTGTAGCTAATGCGGCTAACCAAGTAGAAACCGATAACACAGCCGTTCAAAAAGCTGAAAAAACTTTACAAGACGATGTAGCTAAAGTTGAAGGCGATGCTAAATCTAAAGATTTTGATGAAACAACTTTTACAGCGGATCAAGCAGCAGAGCAAACCGCTGAAGCAAATTTACAAAAGGCTGAAGATAAGCTCACTACAGACCAAGATGCTTTAAGCACGGCGTTACAAGATGAGAAAGAAACACCAGCTCCATCAACCCCACCAGAGAAAAAGGATGATAAAGCCTCTTCAAGCGGCTCACCAACTCCAAGCGGTAGCGGCGTGGCAAGCCAGCTAACCAAAGATACCGCTATGGTTAATAGTCTTAAGAGTGTGAGCGTGAGCTCTATGAACGCCACTTTAAGTGGGGTAGAAACCATGTCTCAGCAAACCGCAACGATCAGCAATCTTTTGAATAGTAATACTGATTTAAGCAGTGTGATTTCTAATGCTCAAGGGCTAAGCAGTGCGTTTAGTGCGTTAGAAAGCGCTCAAAACACTTTAAAAGGCTATTTAGATTCTTCTAGCGCGACGATCGGGCAATTGACGAACGGCTCTAATGCGGTTGTGGGCACGTTAGATAGAGCTATCAATCAAGTGGATACGGCTCTAGCCGATCTTACAGCTGATACGCAAAAAACGCAAGCCGTTACGCTTGTAGCTGCCGGTAGTAGTGCAACGAACAGCGCAACGACAGACGCCATAAATTTCTTAAGCGCGCTAAAAACCAATCTAACGGCTCAAAAAGACGCTTTCATGAGTGTGCATAAAAACATCCAAACCGCTGTCGCTCAAGCCCAAGCAACCCACACGCCAAGCGTGATTAACACTAATAATTACGGGCAAATGTATGGGGTAGATGCGATGGCAGGGTATAAGTGGTTCTTTGGTAAAACCAAACGCTTTGGCTTTAGGTCTTATGGATACTACAGCTATAACCATGCGAATTTAAGCTTTGTAGGGAGCCAGCTTGGAATCATGGAGGGCGCATCTCAAGTGAATAACTTCACTTATGGCATGGGCTTTGATGCACTCTATAACTTCTATGAAAGCAAAGAGGGCTATAACACAGCAGGGTTGTTCTTAGGCTTTGGATTAGGAGGGGATTCGTTTATCGTTCAAGGAGAGAGCTACTTAAAATCTCAAATGAACATTTGCAATAACACTGCAGGCTGTTCAGCGAGCATGAATGCGAGCTATTTCCAAATGCCTGTTGAATTTGGTTTTAGGAGCAATTTTTCTAAACACAGCGGGATTGAAATGGGCTTTAAATTGCCTTTATTCACCAACCAATTCTATAAAGAAAGGGGCGTAGATGGATCGGTAGATGTGTTCTATAAAAGGAATTTCTCTATCTATTTTAACTACATGAT
This region of Helicobacter pylori genomic DNA includes:
- a CDS encoding outer membrane beta-barrel protein, with protein sequence MKKSFKKLGFVSLAASSVLLGSMNATDLETYAALQKLSHVFGNYAEKSEGSKDKKDSSSQTPQQQAQSTVASDSQEATKLENTAAADQTTAKTDETDTKSADTTVANAANQVETDNTAVQKAEKTLQDDVAKVEGDAKSKDFDETTFTADQAAEQTAEANLQKAEDKLTTDQDALSTALQDEKETPAPSTPPEKKDDKASSSGSPTPSGSGVASQLTKDTAMVNSLKSVSVSSMNATLSGVETMSQQTATISNLLNSNTDLSSVISNAQGLSSAFSALESAQNTLKGYLDSSSATIGQLTNGSNAVVGTLDRAINQVDTALADLTADTQKTQAVTLVAAGSSATNSATTDAINFLSALKTNLTAQKDAFMSVHKNIQTAVAQAQATHTPSVINTNNYGQMYGVDAMAGYKWFFGKTKRFGFRSYGYYSYNHANLSFVGSQLGIMEGASQVNNFTYGMGFDALYNFYESKEGYNTAGLFLGFGLGGDSFIVQGESYLKSQMNICNNTAGCSASMNASYFQMPVEFGFRSNFSKHSGIEMGFKLPLFTNQFYKERGVDGSVDVFYKRNFSIYFNYMINF